One Leptospiraceae bacterium genomic window carries:
- a CDS encoding AAA family ATPase, giving the protein MLTIANFTIEETLYESSKSIVFRAKNESGYKIIKLLNSEYPSPVDIGRYKLEFEIASLFDSPHVIKYYTLEKYNNAYYIVIEDFNAISLKEYNSKYPTDIKDFLSIAIKICESIKVIHSKNIIHKDINPKNILINPVTKELKITDFDIASSIPKENKRLQSVDRMEGTINYISPEQTGRMNRALDSRSDLYSLGVTFYEMLTGKLPFYSLDTMEMVYYHITKTPIPPIDKKSQVPRIISDIVMKLLSKNAEERYATIQGLQFDLTQCLNNLTNISEFSFTIGMNDISEKLSIPQKLYGREKELQILVDSFQKACQGSNEVLLINGYSGIGKTSLVKELHNNLTQTKGLFLTGKFDQLKQNTPYLPFIQAFSDAFEYILAEKEENLIRWRKKISEKIGNNASLLLEFFPRLKQILNDIPVIDELSPEEAQNRFYHTFLSLVSVFCSKENPLILFLDDWQWSDSGSQKILHKIVTENYTSHILILCAYRSNEVDEAHSFVRTLTSIQNEIGKQLLTLTIKSLDLQSVVSLVSETLHTSFESCKDLANLLHSKTDGNPFFLNQFLLKLYHDDLISFDSQIGRWKWDMMNILKLEISDNVLDLMLKKIHQLPNHLKSILKAASCIGNEFDLMSLSVITEIKKNDLVGNLLFIISEELITPLSDNYKYLALFDESSSENIVYKFQHDKIQQAAYSLIPDEDRSLYHYQIGKILYFKSSEEERENQVLNITNHWNKGKQYLQQEEKEILIHLNYKSGKIAKDSSVYETAVYYFSICKDLLGTDIWKDNYYELSYNLFKGLGECKYLLGELESSEQYLNKAIQNSRTVEEKIQIHYLNILFYTGQDKMKEAIESGLKALQLCGVNIPYSPSVFSLLLYLYKVNKFRKKYTEDELVKRPVSQNTRNENIIRLVVTITNPAYLLGKDFLYSVATLSGSYYSLRYGHSMASVYAYSTTSVIIAHGLGNIEEGYKLSLFAIKLCDQYGDKEFKGKILFAHSCIIMHWKEHIKKTIPLAIEAMNRSLDAGDFTFACYSAIRIVAQMYTLGVPLPIVLAEAEKYKLVIYRTRFRAMIYNIDLLIQIMKTISGLTPDKFYFNEGNFEEDKMLAVFQKSNYRSGFCIYNIYKCQAYYLYGDYKAAIKYAKEANRDLKSILGLVDVVEFTFYYTLSLISFSESRKLSVIDKVTILRNIRKLKSWAEKSKENYTCKYMLVQAEYYHLKDNTKGAIKYYQNAIQSARENGFLPIEALASEKAGNFYYSQGIPDLAANYLHTAEYLYRQWGAIPKAEHLKEKYSDFLLKEKSVFRTVSNETSSSSLKSTTSQDGTSRISAELDLLTVIKASQSISGEIILEKLIDRVLKICIENAGAEKVLLFLLKDEKLYLRAGMIGNSEHIDTSQSERADIENYSSSIIYYVLRTEQDVILDDTSQERKFQNDEYVANSQLKSILCIPLKNQGKIIAVLYMENNKIAGAFTQKRVELLQTISSQAAIAIENARLYSETIELNQAYKRFVPEQFLDLLGKGKITSIHLGDQVQKEMTIMFCDIRAFTGLSEAMTPQENFNFLNSYLRRVSPMIRNNNRYIDKYIGDAIMALFAKEPEDGLRASIDMQMEIREYNKHRIKSNYDPISIGIGLHTGVLMLGTIGDEDRMEGTVISDAVNLASRVESLSKIYGSSILITDSVFQKITDPDKYYYRVLDRVVVKGKRESVQVIEILNGQPDYKLELFMNTKQYFEMAINAYLMKEFQSAKSMFEKVLENNKGDVAAKLYLKRADYYMEHGVPIDWEGVEVMDHK; this is encoded by the coding sequence ATGCTGACGATTGCTAATTTCACTATAGAGGAAACACTTTACGAGAGTTCCAAATCTATTGTCTTTCGAGCTAAAAATGAATCAGGCTACAAGATAATAAAATTATTAAATTCTGAATACCCTTCCCCAGTAGACATTGGAAGATACAAATTAGAATTTGAAATTGCCTCCTTATTTGATTCACCGCATGTCATTAAATATTATACATTGGAAAAGTATAATAATGCATACTACATTGTAATTGAAGACTTTAATGCAATTTCTCTAAAAGAGTATAATAGTAAGTATCCGACGGATATAAAAGATTTCTTATCTATTGCCATCAAGATATGTGAATCAATCAAGGTGATTCATAGCAAAAATATTATTCACAAAGATATTAACCCCAAGAATATTCTAATTAATCCTGTTACAAAAGAATTAAAGATAACTGATTTTGATATTGCATCGAGTATTCCTAAAGAAAATAAAAGACTCCAATCCGTTGATAGAATGGAGGGCACTATAAATTACATTTCACCAGAGCAGACAGGTAGAATGAATCGAGCTTTAGACTCACGTTCGGATTTATATTCATTAGGTGTTACTTTCTATGAAATGCTTACAGGCAAACTACCATTTTACTCTCTAGATACAATGGAAATGGTCTATTATCATATTACTAAAACTCCTATTCCACCAATAGATAAAAAATCACAAGTTCCAAGAATAATTTCAGACATTGTAATGAAACTATTATCGAAAAATGCAGAGGAACGTTATGCGACAATACAAGGACTACAATTTGATTTAACTCAATGCCTAAATAATCTTACAAATATTTCTGAATTCAGTTTTACAATTGGAATGAACGATATTTCCGAGAAATTATCAATTCCTCAAAAACTATATGGAAGAGAAAAAGAATTACAAATATTAGTTGATTCTTTTCAAAAAGCATGTCAGGGATCTAATGAAGTATTGTTGATTAACGGATACTCGGGTATAGGCAAAACTTCATTAGTCAAAGAATTACATAATAATTTAACACAAACCAAAGGTTTATTTCTTACTGGTAAATTTGATCAACTAAAACAAAACACTCCTTATCTTCCATTCATACAAGCTTTTAGCGATGCCTTTGAATATATCCTAGCAGAAAAAGAAGAAAACCTAATTCGCTGGAGAAAAAAGATTTCAGAAAAAATAGGGAATAATGCTTCTTTGCTGCTAGAATTTTTTCCAAGGTTAAAACAAATTCTAAATGATATACCGGTTATTGATGAGTTATCACCAGAAGAAGCTCAGAACCGTTTCTATCATACATTTCTAAGTTTAGTAAGTGTATTTTGTTCTAAGGAAAATCCACTGATTCTTTTCTTAGATGATTGGCAGTGGTCAGATAGCGGAAGTCAAAAAATATTACATAAGATAGTAACTGAAAATTATACCTCTCATATTCTAATACTATGCGCCTATCGATCCAATGAAGTAGATGAAGCTCACTCTTTTGTTCGAACATTAACCTCAATACAAAATGAGATCGGCAAACAACTATTAACCCTTACAATAAAATCTTTGGATTTACAATCAGTAGTCAGCTTGGTTTCTGAAACCCTACATACATCCTTTGAAAGTTGTAAAGATTTGGCAAATCTATTGCATTCAAAAACAGATGGGAATCCTTTTTTTCTAAATCAGTTTCTTTTAAAATTATATCATGACGATCTAATATCTTTTGATTCGCAAATAGGCCGCTGGAAATGGGATATGATGAATATCCTTAAGCTAGAAATATCTGATAATGTTTTGGATTTAATGCTAAAAAAAATTCATCAATTACCAAATCACTTAAAATCAATATTGAAAGCTGCTTCCTGCATTGGAAATGAATTTGATTTAATGTCTTTATCAGTAATCACAGAGATTAAAAAAAATGATTTAGTCGGGAATTTATTGTTTATTATTTCAGAAGAGTTGATTACTCCCTTAAGTGATAACTATAAATACCTTGCTCTTTTTGATGAAAGTTCATCTGAAAATATTGTGTATAAATTTCAACATGATAAAATTCAACAAGCGGCTTATTCTCTTATTCCAGATGAAGACAGAAGTTTGTATCATTACCAAATAGGAAAAATACTTTATTTTAAGTCCAGTGAAGAAGAAAGAGAAAATCAAGTATTAAATATTACAAACCATTGGAATAAAGGAAAACAATACTTACAACAAGAAGAAAAAGAAATTTTAATTCACCTAAATTATAAGTCTGGAAAAATTGCAAAAGATTCATCCGTTTATGAAACAGCAGTATATTATTTTTCTATTTGCAAAGACTTGTTGGGAACTGATATCTGGAAAGACAATTATTATGAATTAAGTTACAATTTATTTAAAGGATTAGGAGAATGTAAATATTTACTAGGAGAACTAGAAAGTTCTGAACAATATTTAAACAAAGCAATTCAAAATTCTCGCACCGTAGAAGAAAAAATACAAATCCACTACCTGAATATCTTGTTTTATACAGGACAAGATAAAATGAAAGAAGCAATTGAAAGTGGACTAAAAGCTCTGCAATTATGTGGGGTTAATATCCCTTATTCTCCATCTGTTTTTTCTCTTTTATTATATCTATACAAAGTAAATAAATTTAGAAAAAAATATACAGAAGATGAATTAGTTAAACGTCCCGTAAGCCAGAATACACGCAATGAAAATATTATTCGTTTAGTTGTTACGATTACAAACCCTGCTTATTTATTAGGAAAAGATTTTTTATATAGTGTAGCGACTTTGTCAGGATCTTATTATTCACTGCGATACGGTCACTCGATGGCTAGTGTATATGCATATAGCACGACAAGCGTTATTATTGCACATGGATTGGGAAATATCGAAGAAGGTTATAAGCTTTCCCTTTTCGCAATTAAATTATGCGATCAGTATGGAGACAAAGAATTCAAAGGCAAAATTCTATTTGCCCATTCTTGTATTATCATGCATTGGAAGGAGCATATAAAAAAAACAATTCCACTCGCAATAGAAGCAATGAATAGAAGCTTAGATGCAGGAGATTTTACCTTTGCCTGCTATTCTGCAATTAGAATTGTAGCTCAAATGTATACTCTGGGAGTGCCATTGCCGATCGTCCTCGCGGAAGCGGAAAAATACAAACTTGTAATTTATAGAACCAGATTTAGAGCCATGATTTACAATATAGATCTTCTAATACAAATCATGAAAACTATTTCTGGTTTAACACCCGATAAATTTTACTTCAATGAAGGAAATTTTGAAGAAGATAAAATGCTTGCAGTCTTTCAGAAATCTAATTATCGATCTGGTTTTTGTATTTATAATATCTATAAATGTCAGGCTTACTATTTATACGGAGACTACAAAGCAGCAATCAAATATGCAAAAGAAGCAAACAGAGATTTAAAATCAATCTTGGGATTAGTAGACGTAGTTGAGTTTACTTTTTATTATACTCTCTCTTTAATTTCTTTTAGTGAAAGCAGAAAATTATCTGTTATCGATAAAGTAACTATTCTAAGAAATATCCGAAAATTAAAAAGCTGGGCTGAGAAATCAAAAGAAAACTATACTTGTAAATATATGTTAGTGCAAGCAGAGTATTATCATTTAAAGGATAATACAAAGGGAGCAATAAAATATTATCAAAATGCAATTCAATCGGCAAGAGAGAATGGTTTTTTACCAATAGAAGCACTCGCCAGTGAGAAAGCAGGTAATTTCTATTATTCGCAAGGCATTCCTGATCTTGCGGCTAACTATTTACATACCGCCGAATACCTTTATAGACAATGGGGAGCAATACCAAAAGCAGAGCATCTAAAAGAAAAATATTCCGACTTCTTATTAAAGGAAAAAAGTGTTTTTAGAACGGTTAGCAATGAAACTAGTTCTTCCTCACTCAAGTCAACCACTTCACAGGATGGAACGTCTCGCATTTCAGCTGAGTTAGATTTATTGACAGTAATAAAAGCCTCTCAATCTATCTCAGGAGAAATTATTCTGGAAAAATTAATAGATAGAGTTTTAAAAATATGCATCGAAAATGCAGGAGCCGAAAAAGTATTATTATTTCTATTAAAAGATGAAAAACTTTACTTGAGAGCCGGCATGATTGGGAACTCAGAACACATAGACACATCTCAATCAGAAAGAGCGGATATTGAAAATTATTCGTCGTCAATTATATACTATGTTCTTAGAACTGAGCAAGATGTAATTTTAGATGATACTTCCCAAGAAAGAAAATTTCAAAATGATGAATATGTTGCCAATAGTCAATTGAAATCAATACTTTGCATTCCCCTTAAGAACCAGGGAAAAATTATCGCAGTTCTTTATATGGAAAATAATAAAATTGCCGGAGCGTTTACGCAAAAACGAGTAGAGTTATTGCAAACAATTTCTTCTCAGGCTGCAATCGCAATTGAAAATGCTAGATTGTATTCCGAGACAATTGAACTAAACCAAGCATACAAAAGATTTGTTCCGGAGCAGTTTCTTGATTTATTAGGAAAAGGAAAAATTACCAGTATTCATCTAGGTGATCAAGTTCAAAAAGAAATGACAATTATGTTTTGCGACATACGCGCATTTACCGGACTATCAGAAGCAATGACTCCACAGGAAAACTTTAATTTTCTAAATTCTTATCTGCGTCGAGTTAGTCCTATGATTCGCAATAATAATAGATATATCGATAAATACATTGGGGATGCAATCATGGCTCTCTTTGCTAAAGAGCCTGAAGACGGTTTGCGAGCAAGTATTGACATGCAAATGGAGATTAGAGAATACAACAAGCATAGAATAAAAAGTAATTATGATCCCATTTCCATCGGTATCGGTCTGCATACAGGAGTGCTAATGCTTGGCACCATTGGAGATGAAGATAGAATGGAAGGCACTGTGATTTCCGATGCAGTCAACCTTGCTTCCCGTGTAGAAAGTTTAAGTAAAATTTACGGATCTTCCATTCTAATTACAGACAGTGTGTTTCAAAAAATAACCGATCCTGATAAATACTATTATCGAGTCCTAGACCGAGTTGTGGTTAAGGGCAAACGGGAGTCAGTGCAAGTAATTGAAATTCTAAACGGTCAACCGGATTACAAACTAGAATTGTTTATGAATACAAAGCAATACTTCGAAATGGCAATTAACGCTTATCTCATGAAAGAATTTCAATCTGCAAAATCTATGTTTGAAAAAGTATTAGAAAATAACAAAGGCGATGTTGCCGCTAAGCTCTACCTCAAGCGTGCAGATTATTATATGGAGCACGGGGTTCCCATTGACTGGGAAGGTGTAGAAGTGATGGATCATAAATAA
- a CDS encoding dipeptidase has translation MNKLSIKSTATLFIKSFLVLMILTLCFFFFIGTAIIEKKANALIQSPPYKASQKAIELHKTLQAADLHADSLLWGRDLLVRSSLGHTDIPRLIEGNVFLQVFAVVSKTPRNLNIEQNDDKTDNIIFLAIANRWPVKTWNSLKERALYQASRLKEMSKNSKGVFVLIESKSDLIYFLERKKQEKNIVSGLLALEGAQVLEGNPANVDVLFAAGYRMMAPTHFFDTEMGGSAHGIKKGGLTDNGKEMIRRMEEKGMIVDLAHASKQTIDDILKLVKRPVVVSHTGVKGTCNNNRNLSDSQLKAIAANGGLIGIGFWETATCGKDAAAIANSIQYTANLIGISHIALGSDFDGGIKAPFDTTGLVLITDALIQKGFTEEEIGKIMGGNEIRFMLENLLDK, from the coding sequence ATGAATAAACTATCTATAAAATCTACTGCGACCCTTTTCATAAAATCATTTCTAGTCCTAATGATTTTAACTTTGTGTTTTTTCTTTTTTATTGGGACTGCAATCATTGAAAAAAAAGCAAATGCTTTGATTCAATCTCCTCCCTACAAAGCTTCTCAAAAAGCGATAGAGCTTCACAAAACATTGCAAGCAGCAGACCTTCATGCAGACTCACTTCTCTGGGGGCGAGACTTACTCGTAAGAAGCAGTCTGGGGCATACAGACATTCCCCGCTTAATAGAAGGAAATGTTTTTTTACAAGTATTCGCTGTTGTGAGTAAAACACCGCGCAATTTAAACATAGAGCAAAACGATGATAAGACAGATAATATCATTTTCCTGGCTATCGCAAATCGATGGCCTGTCAAAACATGGAATAGTTTAAAAGAAAGAGCACTCTACCAGGCTTCTCGATTAAAAGAAATGTCCAAAAACTCCAAAGGCGTATTTGTTCTCATTGAGTCAAAGAGCGATTTGATTTATTTTCTCGAACGAAAGAAACAAGAGAAAAATATTGTATCAGGATTACTGGCTCTAGAAGGCGCACAGGTATTGGAAGGAAATCCTGCTAACGTAGATGTATTGTTTGCCGCAGGTTACCGTATGATGGCTCCTACTCATTTCTTTGATACTGAAATGGGTGGCTCTGCTCATGGCATTAAGAAAGGGGGGCTAACGGATAACGGCAAAGAAATGATTCGTCGAATGGAAGAAAAAGGTATGATCGTAGATTTAGCTCATGCATCCAAACAAACAATAGACGATATACTAAAATTAGTAAAACGTCCTGTAGTTGTTTCTCATACCGGTGTAAAAGGAACTTGTAATAACAACCGAAATTTAAGTGATTCCCAATTAAAAGCAATAGCGGCTAACGGTGGTTTAATCGGAATCGGATTCTGGGAAACGGCAACCTGTGGAAAAGATGCAGCAGCAATTGCAAATTCTATTCAATACACTGCGAATCTAATCGGTATAAGCCACATCGCCTTGGGTTCTGATTTTGATGGAGGAATAAAAGCACCCTTTGATACTACAGGTCTAGTTTTAATTACAGATGCATTGATCCAAAAAGGATTTACGGAGGAAGAAATTGGAAAGATCATGGGCGGAAATGAAATTAGATTCATGCTGGAAAATTTATTGGATAAGTAA
- a CDS encoding site-2 protease family protein — MFVLTFLTLTFKEGTWAILFAFNENKKLLEEIFWREYPYALSLLGILFCHEMGHYVPARFYKLKTTLPYFIPMPFSPVGTMGAVIQIQEPIQDKKKLFDIGVGGPFMSLILSVPCWIAGLYFSELANLADFAHQKNILSFGDSLFTYYTGQWVLGPYDPMTTTILIHPLAKAGWVGLLVTAINLFPFGQLDGGHIVYGMFGEKYRNWINYLFFAFIFLGFVSITWVIWGFIIFYLIKVEHPYVPDAEVDLGWGRRILGYFMLASLIFIFIPVPLSSGETMLYEDIWESLQKIGISQTH; from the coding sequence TTGTTTGTTCTCACTTTTTTGACTCTCACGTTCAAAGAAGGCACATGGGCAATTTTATTTGCATTCAATGAGAATAAGAAACTGTTAGAAGAAATTTTTTGGCGTGAATACCCCTATGCCCTGTCTCTGCTTGGTATTCTTTTTTGCCATGAGATGGGTCATTATGTTCCAGCTAGGTTTTATAAGCTTAAAACCACGCTGCCGTATTTCATTCCTATGCCTTTTAGCCCTGTAGGAACGATGGGTGCTGTCATTCAAATCCAGGAGCCGATTCAAGACAAGAAGAAGCTTTTTGATATTGGAGTGGGTGGACCTTTTATGAGCTTAATTCTTTCCGTTCCTTGCTGGATAGCGGGACTTTATTTTTCAGAGTTAGCCAACCTCGCCGATTTTGCTCATCAAAAAAATATTCTCAGTTTCGGAGATAGCCTATTTACCTATTACACGGGACAATGGGTGCTCGGACCTTACGATCCTATGACTACTACCATTCTCATTCATCCTCTGGCTAAAGCTGGATGGGTTGGTCTTTTAGTGACTGCGATAAATTTATTTCCGTTTGGTCAGTTAGACGGCGGACATATTGTCTATGGCATGTTTGGGGAAAAATATCGAAATTGGATCAATTATTTATTCTTTGCATTTATCTTTTTAGGATTTGTAAGTATCACATGGGTGATTTGGGGGTTTATCATCTTTTACCTCATCAAGGTAGAACATCCCTATGTTCCCGATGCAGAAGTTGATCTGGGATGGGGAAGGCGGATTTTGGGCTATTTTATGTTAGCCTCTCTTATTTTTATATTTATACCCGTGCCTTTGAGTTCGGGAGAAACAATGCTCTATGAAGATATTTGGGAGTCTTTGCAAAAGATAGGGATAAGCCAAACGCATTAA
- a CDS encoding DUF2135 domain-containing protein, which yields MPLQFEEAIEDFSIHIDIPNQEVKPILYQNEFADFNFQKKGDSYCLDYQAKRILVNKQIGFLVPQEKNQKTLIQKKDKDKNYFYMNLIPEAKSRPKKLPANVCLLWDASDSGKKRDLNKELTLLQEYFQKIQNLSLEIVQFSFWIHSSKTFTIQNGNTEEVIQYLKEIQYDGGTQFGALDLSKYKCDEFLLVSDGISNFGSSELKLSDTPLYALNSSSIAEHSYLEYISRNSGGAYLNLTQLAYVDSIQILTNQMYSFLSASFSKDNIQEVYPSLPTIVFKDISFAGIMEGDNAELTLKFGYGKEITHEEKISISAKDTLKENSFIERIFAQKKILELDLCYKQNKEEITRIGKEFSIVTRNTSLIVLDRIEDYVNNRIIPPIELQKEYFDLIKKEEQVKKEEQKTHLDEIADKFQTHIEWWNKEFKYIKEDTSKKKSARPDEFNAGSPAPAMLAQASMEMDREISLPESEEGDMDEAISVSEESLLSSSMADEPSPEEAKTSSAEEAVSAKGFITLKKWSPDESYLSNLKNASDKDAYAIYLREKENNFNSSAFYLDVADFFLEKNQTEIALRVLSNIAEMNLENHQLLRILGYRLLQIGQWKFAIKIFEDVLEIREEEPQSYRDLALACMADKQYQKALDMFYSVIQRDWDARFPDIQLIAIHEMNAMIETCKEKLNFEQIDKRFLKNLPVDLRVILTWDADNTDLDLWVTDPNGEKCYYAQNETGIGGRMSNDFREGYGPEEFLLKKAIPGKYNIQANYYGSNQQVLSGTTTIQVTLTTNFGRANQVDKAITMRLKDVKEVVEVGEFSMD from the coding sequence TTGCCGTTACAGTTTGAAGAGGCGATAGAGGATTTTTCTATCCATATAGATATTCCCAACCAAGAAGTAAAACCTATTCTATATCAAAATGAATTTGCTGATTTTAACTTTCAAAAAAAAGGCGACTCATACTGTCTTGACTATCAAGCTAAAAGAATTCTTGTGAATAAACAAATTGGTTTTTTAGTTCCGCAAGAAAAGAATCAAAAGACTCTCATTCAAAAAAAAGACAAAGACAAGAATTACTTTTACATGAATTTAATTCCAGAAGCAAAGTCACGTCCTAAGAAACTTCCGGCTAATGTATGTTTGCTCTGGGATGCTTCTGATTCTGGAAAGAAACGAGATTTGAATAAAGAGCTTACGTTGCTTCAAGAATACTTTCAAAAGATTCAAAATCTAAGTTTAGAAATTGTCCAATTTAGTTTTTGGATTCATTCTTCTAAAACCTTTACAATACAAAACGGAAATACAGAAGAAGTAATTCAATACTTAAAAGAAATACAATACGATGGTGGAACACAGTTTGGTGCATTGGATTTAAGTAAATACAAGTGTGATGAGTTTTTACTAGTCAGTGATGGAATTTCCAATTTTGGAAGTTCAGAATTAAAGTTATCGGATACTCCTCTGTATGCGCTCAACTCTAGCTCTATAGCAGAGCATTCATACTTGGAATATATTTCTAGAAATTCGGGTGGAGCTTATCTCAATCTAACGCAATTGGCATATGTAGATTCAATTCAGATTCTAACCAATCAAATGTATTCTTTTTTGTCTGCTAGCTTTTCCAAAGACAATATACAAGAGGTATATCCTTCTTTGCCAACAATTGTATTCAAAGATATTTCTTTTGCAGGGATCATGGAAGGCGATAATGCTGAATTAACTCTAAAGTTTGGATATGGAAAAGAAATTACACACGAAGAAAAGATTAGCATTTCTGCGAAGGATACACTAAAAGAAAATTCCTTTATCGAAAGAATTTTTGCTCAAAAGAAAATTTTAGAATTAGATTTATGTTACAAACAAAATAAAGAAGAAATTACTCGTATCGGAAAAGAATTTTCCATTGTAACTCGTAACACTTCTCTTATTGTTCTAGATCGCATAGAAGACTATGTGAATAATCGTATTATACCTCCAATTGAACTACAAAAAGAATACTTTGATCTCATAAAAAAAGAAGAGCAAGTCAAAAAGGAAGAACAGAAAACTCACTTAGATGAAATCGCAGATAAATTCCAAACTCATATTGAGTGGTGGAACAAAGAGTTTAAGTATATAAAAGAAGACACTTCTAAAAAGAAAAGTGCAAGACCAGATGAATTTAATGCAGGCAGTCCAGCACCTGCTATGTTAGCACAGGCATCGATGGAAATGGATCGAGAAATTTCATTGCCAGAGTCAGAAGAGGGGGATATGGATGAAGCGATTTCAGTTAGTGAAGAATCTTTATTATCCTCGTCTATGGCAGATGAGCCAAGTCCTGAAGAAGCAAAGACAAGTTCCGCAGAAGAGGCAGTATCCGCAAAAGGATTTATTACTCTAAAGAAATGGTCGCCTGATGAATCGTATCTTTCCAATCTCAAAAATGCTTCTGATAAAGATGCGTATGCCATTTACCTCCGAGAGAAAGAAAATAATTTTAATAGCTCTGCTTTCTATTTAGATGTAGCGGATTTCTTTTTAGAAAAGAATCAGACAGAGATTGCTCTTCGAGTTTTATCAAATATTGCTGAAATGAATCTAGAGAATCACCAGCTTCTTCGTATTCTCGGGTATCGTTTATTACAGATAGGACAATGGAAATTTGCGATTAAAATATTCGAGGATGTTTTAGAGATAAGAGAAGAAGAGCCACAGTCTTACAGGGATTTGGCGCTCGCTTGTATGGCTGACAAGCAATACCAAAAAGCATTAGACATGTTCTATTCTGTAATCCAAAGAGACTGGGATGCGAGATTTCCTGATATTCAATTGATTGCAATCCATGAAATGAATGCGATGATTGAAACCTGTAAAGAAAAATTAAACTTTGAACAAATAGATAAACGATTTCTAAAAAACCTTCCTGTTGATCTTCGCGTGATATTAACATGGGATGCGGATAATACCGATTTAGATTTATGGGTAACAGACCCAAATGGGGAAAAATGCTATTATGCCCAAAATGAAACAGGTATAGGGGGAAGGATGTCGAATGACTTTAGAGAGGGATATGGACCGGAAGAATTCTTATTAAAAAAAGCAATCCCCGGAAAGTATAATATTCAAGCAAATTATTATGGTAGCAACCAACAAGTATTATCCGGAACTACAACCATTCAAGTCACCTTAACTACCAACTTCGGAAGAGCCAATCAAGTAGATAAAGCCATCACCATGAGATTAAAAGATGTAAAGGAAGTCGTCGAAGTCGGTGAGTTTTCTATGGATTAG